The genome window GGCCGGCGCCGATCTCCGCGAAGGTGCCGTAGATCCGGCCGTCCATGTTGATCTGGAAGGCCTTCTTGTTCGTTTGCAGATCGAGTTTTCCGTCCATCGTGTCGCAGAATGGCCGAGGATTTCGAACGGATGAAGACCCAAATGCGCGTCGACTGGCTTATCCGGGCTTGCCGTCGTCGAGAGGCGGCTCATGAGGAGGTGAGGGGCGGAAGATCGAGGGCAAATGGAAACGGAGTGCAGGAATTTTATCCTGCTTGCCAGTGAGAAAGTGGGCTTCTAATGCATCGGGCATGCGAAGAGTTGCGAGAGTTGCGGCGTGGGTGGGATTGGTGATTGGAGCGGGTAATCCGCTTCCGGCCGTCACGATCTCGGGTGAAGGAAGTTTTTCCAGTAATGGCGGTCTGACGATCTCCGGCACAAATGACCAATACGGCATTCTTGCGGTGAACGGACCGCAGGTGAACATCACGGGAGCCGTCATTTCGGTCCGCAATCCCGGCGGCCCAGGCCCCATCGGTCTTGTCGCGAGAGACGAGGGAACGGTCGTTCACTGGAACGATTCGCGTATCTTTACGCCGGGTGCGACGAGCGGCGGCGCCTTCGCCGACACGGGAAGCGTGATCGCGCTGCGCGGAGGGTCGATCCGGACGGATGGCTATGGGTTGAAAGTGCGCGATGCTACCCTGTCCGCGACGAATGCCGATATTCGCGCGGCGACGGGAGTCGGGGCGACGATTTTCGACACGCCGGCCAGTCGACCAGCGAGTCTGCGCATCTCTGGGGGAAGTCTCTCGGCCGGTGACGATGCCTTTCGCGTGGTGAACGCGGCGGCCACTATCATCGTCGAGAACGGGGCTCGAATTTCCCCCGGAGCGGGAAGCGACCTGCTCGACGTGCGATCCACGGACACGAAAAGTGCCGTCCGATTCGTGGCGAGAGCCGTGAACCTTTCCGGAGATGTGGTCTCGGACACCAAGAGCGCGACCGCCGTGAGCCTGGCAGATCGATCGGTGCTGACCGGGCGCGTCCAGGAGGCCTCGCTCCAGATCGACGGGACGAGTGCATGGACGATGACGGGGGCGTCGGTGCTCCGCTCTCTCGCGGTGGCGCCGGGCGGGTCGGTGCAGTTTGCACGGCCGACGGGAGGCGGGTTTTCACGTGTCGTGGTGAAGGATTCGCTTTCCGGGCAGGGACATTTCGGAATGAATGTCGACCTCGGCCGCGGTCGCGGAGATGAGCTGGTCGTGGAGGGTAAGAGCTCGGGGACGCACACCCTGGCGGTGACGAATCGCGGTTCGGCGGCTGCGGCCGGTAGCGCTCTTCGGGTGGTCGACACCGTGGATGGCGGGGCGCGGTTCAAGCTGGCGGGGGAAAAGATCGAGTCCGGCATGTTTACGTATCGGCTGGTGCAGGGGAATGGCGGGACGTCCACGGAAAGCCCGGCCGACTGGTATCTGGCCAGCCTGGCGAAGGGCGCAGGTTCCGGCGAGGCGACCGCGCCAGAGTTGAGCGCAAGTGGCCGGGCAATCGTGAATACCGCCGGAGCTCAGGCGCTGACCTGGCTGAGCGAGCTGGACACGCTGAATCAGCGAATGGGAGAGCTGCGTCTGGATCTGGCAATCCCGCGGGAGATGTCGGCGGAGGTCTCTGCGAAAGGGGCTGCCGAAGGGAAGGCCAAGGCGCCTGTCGAAGCCGAGGCGAAGCGAACCGGCGACGTGTGGGTGCGGGGTTTTGGTCGACGGATGAATGCGGACACTGGCCTCACCGGCGAGGGCTTCTCCCAGTATGTTTACGGAGTCGATCTGGGCTTCGATCGAGGCTTCCGTCTCGACGGCTCCTGGCTGGTGACGGGTCTCTACGGCGGCTGGGGCGGGGCCAGCCGGTTTTTCGACGCGGGCGGCACGGGATTGACGGAGAGCATCCACGGCGGCGTGTATGCGACATGGGTGACCGATTCCGGCTGGTATCTCGATGGCGTGGGCAAGCTCAACTATTTCGATAACCGCTTCGACGCGGTTTCGAGCTTCGGCGAGCATTCGAGAGGGCATTACGGGAACTGGGGCTTTGGTTTTTCCCTCGAAGGTGGCAGGCAATTCGAGCTTGGAAGAGGGTGGTTCCTCGAGCCGCAGGTGCAGGCAGCCTACACGCATCTCTCCGCGGCAAACTATGACACGAGCGACGATGTGTCGGTGGGATTGGGCGCGACCGAGGTCTTTCAAATGCGGGCCGGTTTGTCGGCGGGGCGCCGGTTTATGACCGCCTGGGGAGTCGTGCAACCCTATGTGAAAACGTCCTTCGTCGAAACCCTCAGCGACGGGGGAAAACTCGACGCCCAGGGGTATTCCGAGCGACCGAACCTCGACGGGGCCGGAGTCGAGGCCGGGGCGGGCGTGATGATGCAAGTGAGCGCGCGGGCCCAGATCTACGGGGAGTATCAATTCGCGGCGACCGAGAAATACACGCAGCCGTGGAGTGTCAACGGAGGCTTCCGCTGGCAGTGGTAGTGGCGCAAATGAGTTGCGAGGCCGAAGGGGTGGGCGAACGTTGGCGATGCCTCGAGCCTCCTCCATGCCCCAAGCGGAAATTGCCTCGTTCCAATCCCTGTGGCCGGGAGGGTATTACGAAGGCGACCCGCTCGATCCGCATCGCGCCGGATCGACCTATCGCGGCACGGGATTTGTAAGCGCGCTTTACGCGACGTATCTGGCGTGCATCCGGCCCTACATCACGCCGGAGACCGTGGCGTTGGAGATCGGTCCCGGCCGCGGGGCGTGGACGCGCACGATGCTCGACGCGAAGGAGGTGTGGGCGCTCGACGCGCTGTCGGCCGAACACAACGGCATCCGCGAGTATCTCGGCGATCCGGCGAATCTCCGTTACCATCAGGTGGAGGATTTTTCCGCCTCCATGCTGCCGGACAACCATTTCGACTACATGTTTTCCTTCGGCTGCCTATGCCATGTGTCGTTCGAGGGCATCACTGCCTACGCGAGGAATCTCCGGCCGAAGCTGAAGCCGGGTGCGCAGTGTTTCTGGATGGTCGGCGACGAGGAGAAGTTCAACGCCGCCAATCGGGACACGAGTCCGGAGGGATGGTGGGACAATGTGATTCCCAATCGCCCGCGTTATGCCCTGTTCAAACGGCTGTTCCTGGAACTGGCGAGCCGGCACCGGCGGGGGCCGGTCAAGCTGAGCGCGAGCAGGAAGCCGAGCCCCGGTCGCTGGTATCACGCGGGCGCTCAACGCACGGCGGAGATGCTGACGGAGCTGGGCTACCGCGTGCACGCCGTGGATGTGGGCTCGTGCCTGCGCGACCCGATCGTGCATTTCCAGCGGCTGGTGATCGCGCTGGCCGTGTGGGGAATGGGCCTGGCGGACTGGGGAGCGTTCGGCGCCGGTGTGGCCTGACCGGTTGCCGATCAACCCGGCTGGCCGGTAATCGCGGGGTCCCAGTCCTTCCAGACGGGATCGAGCCCCAGGCGAGCAAGGCGATGGGCGACTTCGGCGGGAGAGCGATCGTCGGAGATGGAGAATTGCTCCGTGGCAGCGGTGGCGGGGCCGTCGCAGGCGACCTGCCGGCCCTTGACCGTGAGGTGCAGGCTTTCCGTGCCCTGGCCGGTGTAGCCGCCAGGTTCCGTGTGGCTGCCGGCGCTCATCATGGTGATGCCGATTCGCGCGGCGGCGTCGCGCAGCGGGGCGGGCTCGCGGGTGCTCATCACGATGCCGATGTGCGGGAACGTGAGTCGCAGCGCGCAGATGAGCTGGAGAAACTCGCGGTCGGGCAGCGGCTGGCGGGGCTCGAAATCTCCCGCGGCGGGTTTCAGGCGCGGCAGGCTGACGGTGATCTGGGCCTTCCAGCAGCGCTTCATCAGGTAGTCGATGTGCGTGGCGAGGGCGACGGCTTCATCGCGCCAGTCCCAGAGCCCGAACAAGGCGCCGACGCCGAGACGGCGGAAGCCCGCGTCGTAAGCGCGCTCGGGGCAGTCGAGTCGCCAGTCGAAATTCTTCTTTGGCCCGTGGACATGCATCTCCGCGTAGGTCGCGCGATGGTAGCTTTCCTGATAAACGACGAGCCCCTCGGCGCCCGCGGCGACAAGCGGGAGATAATCGGCAGTTTCCATCGGGGCGACCTCGAGCGAGATGCCCGGGACGATCGGGGCGAGGGCGCGAATGCAGCGCTCGAGGTAGCCGTTCGAGACGAACTTCGGATGCTCGCCGGCGACCAGCAGGATGTTGCGAAAGCCCTCGGCCGCGAGGTGGCGCGCCTCGGTGAGCATCTCGTCGATCTCGAGCGTCACGCGCAGGATGGCGTTCTCGCGCGAGAAGCCGCAGTAGCTGCAGGAGTTAATGCACTCGTTCGAGAGATAGAGCGGCGCGAAGAGGCGCATCGTGCGCCCGAAAAACTTGCGCGTGGTCGCGGCGGACTCGGCGGCGAGCCGGTCGAGCTGCGCATCGCTGACGGGGTCGAGCTGGCGGCGGAAACGCGCGGCGAAGGGCGATTCCAGGCTGGCTTCGAATTGGGACGAGAACGACATCGCAGTCATTTTAACGGCGATTTTTCGAATGAACAGGGGGAGAAATTTTCTCCCGATGAGGGGCTCGATTCCGGAGCTATTTGCCCAGCGGGAGAGGCTGGCCGGGTTGGAAATGCGAGAACGGGCTGTCCTTCAACGCGAGGACGGTCTCGCCGGTGGCGTTTTGCGCGCGAATCTCCACCTGCCCGGGCTTCACGCCGTCGGGCAGCGTGGCGCTCCAGCGGTAGTCCTCGACGCGGGCGTCGATCGGTTTGCCGCCGCTCACGATCGTGACCTTCGAGCCGGGGGTGACTTCGCCGGAAATGAGCTGCCCGTCCTGACCGACCCAGGCGATGAATGGCTTCAGGTCGTAGAGGCTCTGGTGGTAGGCGACCTGAGCGGCGAGAGCCTTTTCGGAGAGCGGGGCATCGCTTGGGCCTTCGGCCATCTGTTTGATGTCGGCCGCGAGGACGGGATAGGGATGGTAGGACCGCTTGCCGTAGAATGATCCGAAGGGGCCGTGGCAGCGGGCGCAGTTGGCGTTGAAATAGCTGATCGCGGCGAGTTCGGGGAGTTCCGGAGCCTTCGATGTCGGGGCGGACAATGTGGCGGCGGCGCGCCGCGGCGTCGAGGCCGGCACGGGAGTCCCGGGATTGGCCGGAGCGCCCGTCCAGGTGATCCGATAGATCCGCTTGCCGGAGTCACTGCTGAAAAGCACGGAGCCGTCGGGCGCTTCGACGCAATCCACGGGGCGATCGAGGACATTGGTGCCGTCCGGGGCAAGCGTGCTGACGATGCACTGCGCGCCGCAGGGATCGCCGGTGAAGGGGTCGAACATCACGCGCTCCACGCGGTAGCCCACCTTCACGCTGCTGTTCCACGAGCCGTGAAGGGCGACGAATGCGTCTCCTCGTTGAGCGGGAAAGGTGTCCTTCGTGAGAAACGTGAAGCCATTGGGCGCCCAGTGCGCGCCGAAGGACCAGGCCGGCGGGATGGTCTTTGCGGCGAGTTCGAGGATGTCCGGACGTTTCTGGAATTCGATCCGGGGAACCCGGTTGCCGACGATGAACGGATGCCCGTAAAAGCCGCCCAGAACGTAATGATTGAACTCGCAGGGCGGGTTGAAATCGGTGACGGGTTGAAACTTCTGGCCCTTTCCGACTTTCTCGCCCAGCGGGCCGCCGAAATTGTCGGAGCCGTGATCCACTCCCCACACCTCGTTCGTGCCCGGGCGCAGGCGGAGTTTCTCGGTGTTGCGAATGCCGGAGGCGAAGAGCGCCTTGCTGCCGCCTTTCAAATCGTAGTGCCAGATCTTCTGGCGGTCGGTCGCGGATTCGTCGTTCGTGTTGCCGGAATCGCCGATCGATGTGTAAAAGCCGTCGTCGGTGACAAGCAGCGAGCGCCACCAATGGCCGCCGCCGCTGGGAAGATTGGCGAGCACCGTGACGACTTCGTCTGCCTTGCCGTCGCCATTCGTGTCGCGAGCCTTGAGGATGGCGCCCGTTTGCGCGAACCACAGCCAGCCGTCGTGGAAGGACATCGCGTGCACCTTGGGCAGGTTCGTCACGAAGGGAGTGACGGTCTCGTAAACGCCGTCGCCATCCGTGTCGCGCAGGGCCTGGATCGCGCCGGCAGCCGGTTGCGAGAGATAGAGCGTTCCCTTGTCGTCGAATTCCATCGCGCGAGCCTCGCCGAGCTTTTCTGCGGCCAGAGTCACGCGATAGCCGGGACGCACCGAGAACGGAGGAACGCCGGGGCCGACCTCGCCGCCGCTGGGGAGATTCTCCGCGCCGAGATTGCAAGAGGTGAGGGCGAGGATCGCGGCGACCAGAGTCTTCCGGGGGGACATGACGGAAAACAGAGCCGGGGAGGATCGAGTTGTCCATTCGGATTTCGCGGAACATCCGCCTCTGGCTCTCGTCGGGGGCATGTGCTTTGATGGCGGAAGGTTGTCATCGTCGTTTCGCTCTCCTCTTCCATGCCTTTTGAAAAATCCCTCTTCGCGGAGCGCCTCACCGGCGGCAGCGGCATCGAAACCCTCATGGACGATCTGGGCCACGCCCTGGCCGAGGGCGGCGCGGGGATTCGGATGCTCGGTGGTGGAAATCCGGCGCTGATCCCCGACGTCTGCGAGATCTGGCGGACGCGGATGGCCGAGCTGCTGGCCGAGGGCGCGCGGTTCGATCGCATGCTCGCGGTCTACGATCCGCCGAAGGGCAATCATCGCTTTGCCCTCGCGCTCGCCGGCTTTCTCCAGCGTGAATACGGCTGGAACGTCGGCGCGGAGCACATCGGCATCACGTGCGGCGGGCAGTCGGCATTCTTCTACCTGTTCAACCTGCTCGCGGGAGAGTTTGGCGGCGGTCGGCGCAAGCGGGTGCTGCTGCCGGTTGTGCCGGAATACATCGGTTACGCAAACCAGGGCCTCGGTCCGGATTTTTTCCGCGGGGCGATGCCCGAGATCGAGCACCTCGGTGGGCACGCCTTCAAATACCGCGTCGATTTTCGCCATCTCGAGATGACGCCGGACATCGGGGCAATCTGCGCGTCGCGGCCGACGAATCCCTCGGGCAACGTCCTCACCGATGCCGAGGTCGCGCATCTCGATGCGCTCGCGCGGGACGCCGACGTGCCGCTCATCCTCGACAATGCCTACGGCGAGCCATTTCCCGGCATCGTGTTCACCAGGATCCGGCCCGTCTGGAACGAAAACATCATTCTCACGCTCAGCCTCTCGAAGCTCGGCCTGCCGGGCACGCGCACGGGAATCGTCGTGGCGCATCCGGACATCATCCGCGCGATCACGTCGATGAACACGATCGCCGGGCTGGCGAATGGCACCGTCGGCCAGGCGCTGGTCACGCCGTTGCTCGAGTCGGGCGGCATTCGCGATCTCGTCGCCGCGCACGTGCGGCCGTATTACGAGCGCAAGGCCGCGAATGCCCGCCGGTGGATTGCGCAGTATTTCGACGACGCGCTCGATTACCACGTCCACGCGAGCGAGGGCGCGCTGTTTCTCTGGCTGTGGTTTCGCGGCCTGCCGATCTCCGCGCAGGCCCTTTACGAACGGTTGAAACATCGCGGCGTGCTCGTGGTGCCGGGTCACCATTTTGCGATTGGCTCGGCCGAGGCGGAACGCCACGCGCGCGAGTGCATTCGCGTGAGCTTCGCGATGGAGGACGCCGTCGTGGAGGAAGGCATTTCCTTGATCGCGGACGAAGTGGCGCGCGTTTACGAGGGGAATGGATAAATCGCCGCGCGGCGCTCGCGACACGCGCATCGACACGCTTCGAGGGCTCTTCCTCGCCGTGATGGCGGTGAACCATATTCCGAGCGAGCTGCATCCGTGGACGGACCATTCGCTCGGCTTCTTCAGCTCGGCCGAGGGCTTTTTCTTTTTGTCGGGATTGCTTGCGGGGCGCGTTTACACCCGCCGTCGCGACCGCGATGGCGCTCCTGAGGCGCGCGTTGCCTCGTGGAAACGCGCCGCGGTGATTTACGGTGCGCACCTGGTGACGTTCTTCGTGGTCTTTGCGGGAATTCTCACGTTTGCCCGGCTTACGGGCACCGCGCCGGGCCACGCGCCCGCGCTGCTGCTCGAGCATCCCTGGCAGGCGGCCGGTGCGGCGCTGCTGCTCGCGCTGCAACCGCCGCTCTTCGATATCCTGCCGCTTTACGCCGGCTTCATGCTGCTTCTGCCGGGGCTGCTTGCTCTCTACGCCCGGGGTTGGCAGTTCGTGGTCTTCGCGGCGAGCGTGGCGATCTGGTTCGTCGGGTATGCGTGGGTGCCTCCGGTGCCGGCGGATGCCTTCGCCACACACGCCTTCCCGTGGACGGCCTGGCAGCTCCCGCTGGTCGTGGGAAGCGTGTGCGGAAATTTCTGGGCGACCGGCCGCACCGGACTGTTTGTGATCCGGCCGGGGCTGCTGGTCACGGCTGGCCTCGTCTGCGCGGGGTGTTTCATCGTGCGGCATGCCTATGTTCCGCCGCCGGTGCCGATCCCGATCCTCGAAGCGATCTCGAGCAAGAATTTCCTCGGGCCGCTGCGCGTGCTGAACGTGGCGGCAGCGTTTTATCTGCTCCTTGCCGCGGCGCGTTGGCTGCCGCGCTTGCTGGAAATTCGTCCGCTCGCCTTCCTTGGCAAGCATACGCTGCCGGTCTTCTGCGCGCATATCGTGGCGGCCTATGTGATTTACGCGTTTCCCGGGACATTCGATGAATCCGCGGGCGGCCGCTGGCTGGGCACCGGGGTGATCCTTGCGGTGATGTTCGTTGCCGCATGGGCGCACGAAAGTTGGAAGAAACGCGGCGCTTAGGTCGCCCAGGCGGCGATGGCGTCAAGGTCGCGAGCCGCGAGCGGGCGCTCGGGGAGCGCGGAGGCGGAGAGGTTCTGAGGGCGGAGTTCGCCGCCCTGCCAGATCCAGGCATTTTCGGAATACGGGCCGACCTTTTGGGGATCGCTCCATGTGTGAATCGAGAGAAGGCGGGCGCCCACGGCGGCGGCGAGGTGCATGGGGCCGCTATCCACGCTTACGACCGCGCGGGTCCGCCGCAGCAGATGGATGAGCTGAGGAAGCGTGGTGCGATTCGTGAAATCGACGACGTTGGCCGGGAGATTCGCGGGGGCGGTCCCCACGCCGGCGAGCACGACGGTGGCGGGCGCGAGGCGCTCGGCAAGGGCGACGATTTGCTCCCCGGTGAGGGATTTGCCGGCGCCGCGGGCGTAGGGGTGGAGCAGGAGAAAATGGTCCGGGGCGTCGATCGGCTCGCCCGGGCCGAGGGGAAACCCGGGAGCGGCGGGAATGTCGAGGCCGAGCAACGGGAGGACGGCGAGGTAGCGGTCGACGGCGTGCTGGCGGGCGTGGACGGGAGCGGCGGCTTCGTAAAAAGCGGTCGCGCCCTCGCGGGCGTCGGAAAGACCAACGATGCGGCCCGGTCGCGTGGCCCGGGCGATGAGCGCGCTGCGGAGGAGGCCCTGGAGATCGATGGCGAGGTCGGGCCGGCGATTGCGCAGACCCAGGAGCCAGCGGCCGGCGCGAAGCAGGCCGGCGGGGCCGCGGTAGTTCTGCCGGTCGAACGGGAGGAGCGCGGCGACGGCGGGATTGTCAGCGAGGACGGACGCCCAGCGAGGATCGATCACCCACGTGAGCGTGGCTGCCGGCCACGCGCGATGCAGGGCGGCGGCGACGGGCAGGGCGTGAACGACGTCGCCGAGGGAACCGGGCTTGATGAGCAGGATGCTCGCCGGGGACGGCTCCATGGCTGGGCGGCTAGCGGCCGACGTTCAGGCGCTCGGCGAGTTTTTCGGGCAGGCCGGCGGCGCGAATGGCGGCCTGGGTGCCGGCGATGTCGTATTCCACGCGGCGGAGTTCGACCTCGTTGCTGACGGTGTCGTAGATGCAGTAAGAGGCGCGAGGATCCCCGTCGCGCGGCTGGCCGACGCTGCCGACATTGATGAGATATTTTTTGCCGGTCTGGAGCGGAAGAATGTCGAGGGGAAGGGAGCGCACGCTGCCGTCGCGGACGTAAGCCTTCGGCGAGTGGGTGTGGCCGATGAAGCAGAGTGTCGTGTGCTGGTAGCTAAAGCTGGTGGCGGCATCGAGCTGGTTGAAGACGTAGCCCCACTTGTGCGGCGTATCGAGGGTGGCGTGGACGATCGTGAAGTCCCGCACCTGGCGCTGGAGGCGCAGCTCGCGCAGCCAGCTGCGTTCGTCGTCGTTGAGCTGGGCGCGGGTCCATTGGATGGCCTCTTCGGCGAGGGCATTGAAGCCTTCCTGCTCGGTGATCATCGACGCCTGCTCGTCGTGGTTGCCCTTCACTGTCGGGCATTCCAGCTCGCGGACGATGGCGAGGCATTCACGGGGATTGGCGTTGTAGCCGACGATATCGCCCATGCAGACGTAGTGCGTGCAGAGCTGGGTGCGGGCGTCGGAGAGGACGGCCTCGAGGGCCTGGAGATTGGCGTGAATGTCGCCGAAGATCGCGAATCGCATCGAATGGTATTACGGAGCAGGTTGCCGGGCTGCCGTATCTTTTATGCGCTGATCGGCAGGGATACCAAGCTTCTCTTCGAGCTTCTTGAGATCGGAGATCACGCGGGGAACGCGCTGGGCTGGACCTTCGTCGTAGATGGCACGCAGTTCGTCGTAGGCCTTGCGTTCCTCACCAGGAATCTGGGCGAGCTCGTAGGCCCCCATGCGTCGGACATAGGCCCGGGCGCCGGGTTTGCTGGCGGCGGTGGCGAAGGCCTCTGCGGCGGCGGCGTGGTCTTCGTATTTGTCGCGCTCGAGGATGGCGAGCTTCTCCCAAAGGTCGGCGCTGTCGGGGTTCGAGCGCAGGCCGTCTTCGTAGAATTTTTTGCCGCGGTCCCAGTATTGCCGCTCGGCGCGTTCGCGGAGGACCTTGCTGGGCTGGGATTTATCCTCGAGGGCGGCGATGGAGGCGTTCCATGCCATGTGCCAGGCGGAGATATCCCAATAAAGGATCGATTTCGGCTGCAGGGTGGTGACGGTCTGGAACAGGCCGGCCATGCGGCCCCATTCGACTTTCTGCCAGGCGCTGTGGGCCTCGATCCAGAGCACGGCGGCGACGAGCGAGCGGAAGCCGCTGAGGGCGGCGACGAACCCCATCTGCCCGACCTGCTCGCGGAGGCTGAGGTTGAGATTCGTGGTGCGGAAGCCGGCGGCCTGCTGGAGTCGCGAGAGGTGAATCTCGAAGGGCAGGCGGGCTGCGCCGAAGAACAGCAGGACCGCGATGCCGATGGCCGCCCGTTTCATAGCTCGCGGTTCGAGAAGAAGAAGCAGGCGAGCAGGTAATACACGCCGATGTAGAGGAGGCCGAGCGTGGCGGTCTGGGTGAAGAGGGCGGCGGTGATGGGGTTTCCCGCGACGATGTCGTCGGTGAGGCTGAAGGCCTGGAGATCGGGGAAAATGAGGGCGACGAGGGCGAGAATCGGCTTCGTCCACCAGCGAATGTCAACGCCTTCGAGCCAATACTCGCGGGCGGTGGCCTGGAGGTGGCTGATGAAGTAGATCGCGATCGTGATCATCATCGTGAAGATCGCCGAGGTCGCGAAAGCGCTGATCATGAGCGTGAGCGCGGCCAGGAGCGCGGCTTTCACGAAGATGATGAGGATGCCGGGAACGAGATTCGCATTGAAGGTGACGGCCTGGATCGAGGCGACGGCGCGGGTGAGGTCCTCGCCGGTGAGTTGGGCGCGGGCGTCGGCCAGGGCGCCCTGCTCGCGAAGCCAGAGGACGGTGAGAAACAGCGCGGTCATCATCGTGATCGACAGGGCGAGCAGGAGGAAGATGCCGAGGAGCTTGCCGGCGAGGTATTCCCAGCGCGGAACGGGCTTTGCGAGGATCGTGAAGGTCGTGCGGTCCTCGAGATCCTTCGGCAGGAGCATGGCGGTCGCGAGGATCGCGAGGAGCGAGGTGAAGATCGACATCGCGCCGAGCGAGATGTCCTTGAGCATCTGGAACTCCTCCTCGGGCGTGAGGCGCGCCATGAAGAACGAATTCCCGATGACGAGGAGCGCGAAGATGAGAAGGAAGTAGAAGATCTTGAGCCGCGTGAGCTCGGTGAGGGTGTTCCAGGCCAGAGCCCAGATCCGCGCTGGTGAGAAGATCGGGGCCTGGGAAAATGCGCGCGGGGTCGCGTCGGTCATGGGACGGGGACGGGTTTGCGGGAACGTCTGGGGGGAGCGGGAAAACGGGTGCCGACGTCTTCGCCGCGGGCGGCGCCGGTGACGCCGCCAGGGAGGCGTCCATCGATGATCGTGGTGTTCACGCCACCGGTCACGGCGATCTTCACGGCCGTGAGCTTGGCGGCCATGCCGCCGACGGAGTTCGCGCCTTTTTCCGGCAGAACGAGGGCGAAGGCGGCGTCGATGTCCTTGATGACGGGCACGCGGCGGCGCTCGGCGTCGAGCACGCCGTCGGCGCTGGTGCAGATGATGAGCTGGTCGGCTTCGACGAGCAGGGCGACTTCGGCGGAAAGACGGTCGTTGTCGCCAAAGTTGAGTTCTTCGACGGCGACGGTGTCGTTTTCGTTGAAGATCGGGACGACGCTCTTCGCAGCGAGGATGCGCTCGAGGGTGTTGCGGACGTTCGTGCGGCGCTTGCGGCTGTCGATGTCGTCGTGGGTGACAAGCATCTGGGCGGGCTGAAGGTCGCTCCGGCCGAGATGGCGGGCGAACTCCCGAATGAGCAGCGGCTGGCCGATCGCGGCGCAGGCCTGCTTGCCGGGGAGGTCGGTGGGGCGCTCGGGCAGGCCGAGAGCCCCGACGCCGGCGGTGATGGCGGCGCTGCTGACGACAATGACGGAATGGCCTTCGGCAACGAGTTCGGCGAACTCGGCGGTAAGGCGGCGGAATTGATCGACGTCGAGGGAGCGACCACCGGGCTTGGCGAGGACGCCGGTGCCGAGTTTTACAACGATGCGCTTCATGCGGGGATGGTGAAAAGGTTGAGGAAACCGGCCTCGATCGCAAGGGCTTCCTGGACGTTGCGATCGAGCGCGGAAATGGTGTCGTCGAGCGCCTGGAGGCGGCGCAGGGTGGACTTCGGATCGGTGGATGCGGCCTGGGCGCGAAGGATGGGGCGATCGAA of Chthoniobacterales bacterium contains these proteins:
- a CDS encoding metallophosphoesterase family protein, translated to MRFAIFGDIHANLQALEAVLSDARTQLCTHYVCMGDIVGYNANPRECLAIVRELECPTVKGNHDEQASMITEQEGFNALAEEAIQWTRAQLNDDERSWLRELRLQRQVRDFTIVHATLDTPHKWGYVFNQLDAATSFSYQHTTLCFIGHTHSPKAYVRDGSVRSLPLDILPLQTGKKYLINVGSVGQPRDGDPRASYCIYDTVSNEVELRRVEYDIAGTQAAIRAAGLPEKLAERLNVGR
- the proB gene encoding glutamate 5-kinase yields the protein MKRIVVKLGTGVLAKPGGRSLDVDQFRRLTAEFAELVAEGHSVIVVSSAAITAGVGALGLPERPTDLPGKQACAAIGQPLLIREFARHLGRSDLQPAQMLVTHDDIDSRKRRTNVRNTLERILAAKSVVPIFNENDTVAVEELNFGDNDRLSAEVALLVEADQLIICTSADGVLDAERRRVPVIKDIDAAFALVLPEKGANSVGGMAAKLTAVKIAVTGGVNTTIIDGRLPGGVTGAARGEDVGTRFPAPPRRSRKPVPVP
- a CDS encoding ABC transporter permease subunit, whose product is MTDATPRAFSQAPIFSPARIWALAWNTLTELTRLKIFYFLLIFALLVIGNSFFMARLTPEEEFQMLKDISLGAMSIFTSLLAILATAMLLPKDLEDRTTFTILAKPVPRWEYLAGKLLGIFLLLALSITMMTALFLTVLWLREQGALADARAQLTGEDLTRAVASIQAVTFNANLVPGILIIFVKAALLAALTLMISAFATSAIFTMMITIAIYFISHLQATAREYWLEGVDIRWWTKPILALVALIFPDLQAFSLTDDIVAGNPITAALFTQTATLGLLYIGVYYLLACFFFSNREL